The window AAGGAATTTGATTATAGCAGCCTTATCCGGTTTTCCCGATATTTTATCGCGCGTAAACGAAAAACAAATAGTAAGCACAGCCAATGAAGCTATAGCAGTAAGGATAGGTTTTCTTTTCATACAGCAACGTATTTAACTTAAAACATTCAGCAAAACATTTTATTATCAGTCGCTTAAAAATAAACAATCATCCTTCTATCTTAAAACTATCTTGCAGCCAGGCTATTAGGGATTTTTACGTTTAAGGGTTTCCCATTTAGCTTACTGTTAATAAAGGCAATATTGTATTTATCGATAACGGTTAACGAATCGTCAACATTCGCGTTTTTTGTGGTATCGGATGAGTTAAAGCGGTACTCGAAAACATCACTCCATTCTTTTGTTTTAAATCGGTATTTATACGAAGCGTAGATTTCATTTTTCATATATTGAAGCATTTCCTTAGTCAAATGATCTACCGTTTTAGTTTTTCTGTCCGGGTACACTCCAAAACCCAAAGTGTAACAACCCTGCAAATATGAATCATCAAGTTTTACATATTGTGTAGGGAATACCCTTTTTGATTCCAACGCTACAAATTTGCCATCCTTTACTTGCAGGTAATGATACAATCGGCCCTCGTCAATACTGCCGGCTTCACCTTGTAATCTCACCCCAATATCAGATGTTGTTTTAAACTCAAACAGCGAATCGTTAAGTGCTTTAATCGAGTATTCGCGGCAATCACCGGTCAGGTTGCCTGAACTTTCTTCTTCGCCTAAAGTTAAATCTGCGTTAAAACCCAATATCTGGTTGCGCTTTTTATCAACTACAAGTACATTTTTACTTTGGTAAAGCCCTCCGCGACCGCCTAAGTAATCATTGGCAATAGTATAATAAACGCTTTCGAACCAATTATCAGCACTTTCTTCTTTACCTGCACCATCAAATGAAACGGCTATCGACCCACTGCCATCCTGCATTTCCTCAGAATCGGTTCCAGATAATTTTCGTAACGGGTTAGGAAAATCTATAAACCGGGGCAACAGCTGCAGGTTGGCAAGATACGATGGCGATATAATGATCGAGGTTGACCAATCCCGCGAATTGTACTCCATAATATTTTTTGAGCTTTTTTCTGATAATTCATAAGATTCGCCAAAAGTTTTAATTTGAGTTATCGCGTCGGCAATCTTAAAATCCGTTAGCTTATCAGATATCGTAGTATCCCCCTTCAGATAAAAGAAGTCTCTGCCGTTTTTCAATATTGCTAAATTCTCACCGGCTTTTAACGGATAAATATCGTCGTAATCAGCATCAGCAATCAATTTACCACCGATGTTATAAAGACCTTTTTTACCAGCTTTTTCAACTTCAATTAAACCATCTACAGTGCCACCAATATTGTGTATCAAATCATATTCAACCGGGATTATCTCCTTAAGGTCCGGATTTACAAGTCCCATTTTAAACTCATCATGCTTTGTTTTATATGGATTAGGGTTATAGAAATCAAGCGAAAATTTGCCCTTTACTACGTAATAGAATGTTTTTTGATTTACATGATCAAACCATACAACGCTATCATAACGTGTTTTAAGCTGATCTGCCGTTTTAAACGCGGCCAGGGTAATTGCGTTATAAATATCCTTTTCGGGGGTAATTTTAATATAGATTTTATTTTGAAAAGCCATATAGTCCTTCACAAATCCCTTGGCATCCACCTGGGTAATTTTATACTGCCCGCCCGGCAGTTTATGAATGGTAAATAAAATGGTCGACCGATTTTCAGATACGTCGTCGTGATTAAAACGGGTGACAACAATCGCTGTTGCGTATTCCTGGTTAATGATATTTACAACTGCATCCTCGGTATTCATGCTCGTTTTAAACAGTGGCTTGTCCTTGCCGCCGGTATTGGTTTTATTAGTAAGCACGTTCAGCAATACCTTAACAGCTTTGCTCTTTTGCTGATCTTCAAAAAAAGTTTTGGCCGAATCAATATTACCAGCCTGTATGTGTTTATTAAAAGCGTTTAAAAACTGTATAATCTCGCTTTTGCCCGGCTTATTTTGACTCCTGTATTTAAAGAATGCAAAACAACTTGCTGCAACCACCAAGACAATGGTAATTATTATGAGGATAGGTTTAGTTTTCATGATACTAAGATAGGTTTTGTTAATCAACGTGAAAAATATCGCCAAAGTATATTGTGTTGGGTTTGTTAATAAAGGGGTTCGTTGCCGTAGGTGAAGAAATAAACGTCGGGGTGGTGCTCCTCTGGAGCACAAAATAGCTATTTCTTTATTTCTACAAAGCTTGCACCCCTCTGGGGTGGCTCTTACCTTGAGTAGTTTCCAAAACATTCGTTGGCATGAATCTAAGTGATAACCTATTTCATGCGGTGGTACAGTATACCCAGGATATCAAAAACTCGTCGGAACGGAAATCAAAAAATCAGATAAATCTGTTTAATCCGGGTTCAGACAAACGCGTTAGATTGGCGCGGATACCGGCCCGCGGCTAATGCCTTGTGCAGTATGAGCAAAAAGCCCGGCCACAGGTAACGCCCTGATAAAATTGACAGCGCAGACGGTCAATTCCGCAACTATTGCTATTGAAATTAATATACATAGACAAAACAAATTCCTTAAAAACTAACTATCAATAAAATCTATATGGTATAGATTTTTAGAATGAAACGCTGACTTTTAAATCAGTATATTTGCATAAATAATAATAAAAAGACGCTTATGTTAACGATAGGACAAAAATTCCCCCAATTTTCTAAAACTGCCGTAGTTAGCCTTGAAAAAGGAAAAGAGTTTGAAACACTTACTTCTGAGTATTTGGTGAATGATGATAACGTTTGGACAGTAATGTTCTGGTGGCCAAAAGATTTCACTTTTGTGTGCCCAACTGAAATTGCTGAGTTCAACAAAAACTATGGCGAGTTCCGCGACCGCGAAACCCGTTTAATTGGTGCTTCTACCGATTCGGAATTTGTACACGCTGCCTGGAGACGCGATCATGACGACCTGCGCGATTTGAAATTCCCGATGCTTGCCGATACTTCAAAATCATTAGCCGAAGATTTGGGCATATTGGAGCCAACTGAAAAAATTGCTTACCGCGCTACTTTCATTGTTGACCCTACCGGCATTATCCGTTGGGTTTCTGTTAACGATTTAAGCGTAGGCCGTAACGTTAAAGAAGTTTTACGTGTACTTGATGGTTTACAAACCGACGAACTTTGCCCATGTAACTGGGAAAAAGGCCAGGAAACACTAACTGTTTAATTCCCCCTACTACATACGTCCCCGTACAGTTAATTTATTGTGCGGGGATTTTTTATAAACGCAAAAGAGCCCCACCCAACCCTCCCCGGAAGGGAGGGCTTTTAAAAAAATAAAAGTAAAGTCTCCCCTACCGGGGGAGATTTAGAGGGGGCTTACCTTGTTTAAAGTTTTAAGCATAAAAACAAATACCATGAATGAAAGTACCGAAGTGATCCAGGAAATACTGCAAAGTATTGGATTAGATAAAGATTACCGTACCACCAGCCTTACCCTGTTAGAAAAAGGCGAGTCGCGCTATTTACGCGATTTGAAGCTGAATTTTACCAGCACGCTTACGTCGGCCCATTTAACGGCCAAAGAATGCGCCTTATTAGGTTTAAGCATAGCGGTTAATAACAACAATACGCCGCTTACCAGCTACTTTACCAAATACGCCGAAGAGCAGGAAGCAACCGCCGCCGAAATTGGCGAAGCAGTAGGCTGCGCGTCGTTGCTGGCCTCAAACAATGTATTTTACAGGTTCAGGCATTTTACACAGAAAGAGAAATACACCCAGATTCCGGCCCGCATCCGCATGCAGCTGATGATGAAGCCTGTTACCGGGAAAGAGTTTTTTGAGTTGATGAGCCTGGCCGTTTCGGCTGTAAATGGCTGCGAAATGTGTGTAAACGCCCACGAAGATTCGCTGATAAAATTAGCTACAACCGAGGAGCGTATTTTTGATGCCGTACGTATTGCCTCGTTAGTTACAGCTACCGGCAAGGTTATTTTTTAACTATCAACAATATTTTAGCATAAAAAAAGCATGAGACTTAATAATTTCATGCTTTTTTCATAAATAACTGTTTATTACTTAATAAAATTTGCGTTTGTTAATTAAAAACTTCTAAATTTATGCCTAAGATTAAACAAACCTCGATTACACTTATTTTATTGAAAAATCAATTGTATCTCGGGGAGAGTTATTAAATTTTAATTGTTAATTTTTTTTGGGGAAAGCCGTTCCAGGTAATAGTGGAACGGCTTTTATCGTTATAAATATTAATGCGCGTCTACCGGCATTTTTGCATTTGATTTCCTGAATGGCTGCAGGTATAGCAAAGGGATAGAAAATAACATCACCAGGCCCGATATCCAGTAAGCATCATCATAAGTTAATAACAACACCTGCTTGGTTAAAGCCCCCTCTATGGCGCCATATGCCATGCGGGTAGCATCAATTACCGAGTGCCCTTTGGCCATAAAGTTGTGCAATGCAGCATTAAACCGTTCAATAAATGCAGGGTTGGTTGCCGTAATATTTGTTAACAGGTTACTACGGTGCACGCCCTGGCGTACGTGGATAATGGTAGTGAGTGTAGCAATACCAAAAGAGCCACCCAGTTGGCGCATCATGTTATTTAAGCCTGTTCCCTGCCCTACCTCGGGCCCTTTCAAGTCGGCAATAGCCAGGGTGGTTAGGGGCACAAATAACAAGGCCATACCTACACCCCGGATCATTAATGGCAAAAAGAAATTAGATGGCCCCATGGCCATGGTGGAGTTACTGAGCATTGTGGTAAATACAAAGAACAGGAACATACCCGCGGTAGCCATAAACTGTGCCGGAATACCCTTATTAAGCATTTTACCAATAAAAGGCATCATTACAATGGTACATAACCCACCGGGGAAAAGGATCTCGCCCGTTTGCTGTGCTGTAAAACCTAACAAGTTTTGGCAAAACACCGGGAACACAAACACCGATCCATATAACCCAAAGCCAAGCACAAATGATGTAAACATCCCCACGGCAAAGCTTCGGTGCCTTAATATCGCAAAATTTACTATCGGGTAGTCAATACTCATCTCGCGCCATATAAACAGGATCAATCCTAATATTGCGGTGATAGTTAATACGGTGATGTAAGGTGTTGCAAACCAATCTTCCGATTCGCCTTTCTCCAAAATGGTTTGCAAACTGCCTACAGCTATAGCCAGTAAACCAATGCCCCACCAGTCAACGGGTTTACCTTTTTCGTCTTTAGGCGTTTCGCGTACAAAGGTGTAGGCAAAAAACGCAGCAAGGGCGCCAACCGGAATGTTTACATAAAATATCCATCTCCAAGAAGAGTGATCGGTAATATAACCACCAATGGTAGGCCCTACAGTTGGCCCTACTACCGCACCCAAACCAAATAATGCTGTAGCGGTACCTATTTGCTCACGTGGCCATGTTTCAATTAATATGGCCTGCGATGTTGATATTAACCCGCCACCCGCAATACCTTGTAGTATCCGGAACATAACCAGTTCATTAAGGTTTGTAGCATTACCGCATAAAAACGAGGCAACTGTAAACACTATAATAGAGGTTATGAAATAATTCTTTCGCCCGAACCTGCTTCCCAGCCATCCCGACATAGGGAGCACAATTACGTTTGCTACAGCGTAACCGGTAACCACCCAGGCAATATCTTCAAGGGTAGCACCAAGGTTACCCTGTATATCGGGCAGGGATACGTTCACAATCGTGGTATCAATAAGCTCCAGCAATGAAGCTATGATAACCGTGATAGTGATGATCCATTTTTTAAAGCCTGTTTCAGCCATTTTATTCTCCTTTAATTACAGAAACTTTTACGCTCATACCTGGGCGCAATTTGTCAAGTACGTCTTTTGAGGCGCTTAGTTTTATTTTAACAGGTACGCGCTGCACTACTTTTACAAAGTTACCGGTAGCATTATCTGGCGGCAATAATGAAAATTTGGCGCCGGTTGCCGGGCTAAAGTTGTAAACTGTACCTTCTACTTTCATATCAGGATAGGCATCAACCTCAACATCAACCTTCTGGCCGTTTTTCATATCGTTCAGCTGGGTTTCTTTAAAGTTGGCGGTTATAAATAAACTGTTATCGTTTACAATGCTAAACAAGGTTTGCCCTGCCTGTACCAACTGGCCCAACTGTACGCTTTTTTTGGCGGCCAAACCGCTTGATGGCGCCTTGATAGTGGTATAGCTCAACTGCAGTTTTGCATAGTCAATATCAACCTGTTTCTGGGTTACACCGGTGTTGGTAACTTTTAACTGGCTGCGGGTAGTACCAATTTGCTCAACTGCTGCTTTATATTGGTCTTGTGAGGCCCTTAAGTTTGCTTTAGCCACATCCAAATCGGCTTTGGCCTGGTCAAATTGTTGCTGCGTTACCGATCCGTCTTTTACCAGGTTTGCGTAACGGGCGTAATCTTTCTGCACTTTATCTAAACGGGCAGCATTTGATTCAACCTGCGCCCTTGCGCTTGATGAGTTTGCCTGTGTAGCATAAATCTGCGATTGATTTACATTGATACCTGCGCTTGCACCAACCTGTGCTGCCTGTGCCTGCTCTAATTTTACCTTGTAATCGCGGTCGTCAATTTTAACTAAAGTTTGGCCAGCAGTTACGTGGCTGTTTTCTTCAAAATAAATAGAGTCAACATATCCGCCTACGCGGGCAACTACGGGGCTTATATCGCCATCAATCTGCGCATCATCTGTATCGATGTGCTTGCCGTAGTATAAATATTCTTTGATACCGAAAATGATGCCACCAACAAGCAATACGCCTAATATGATAGGGATAACTTTATTTGGTTTCTTTTTTGGTTCCTGTTCCTGTGTTTCTTGTGCCTTTGCCATTTTATTATCTGGTTTAAGTATTATTTGTTGTTGATTTTTCCTGTTGATTTTAGTAAAGTATAGTAAGCCAGGCCTGCATCGGCTTTAGCTAACTCCAGGTTTATTTGTGCCTGGTAAAGCAATGTTTCGGCATCGGCCCTATCGGTTGCTGATGCTATATTGCTTTTGTATTTTGATTCGAGGATCTTATTATTTTCGCCCGCTTGCTCAATTGAGGTTTGTAAAAGCTTAATCTTATCCAAAGCCATTGTCCAGTTCTGGTAGTTTTGGTTTACTTCGTTTTTAATGCGGTCAACCGTAATGCTTTTGTTTATAGTTACCTGCTCTCGCTGAATTTTAGCTTCGGTAACCTTGTTTTTATTTGTCCATAGGTTGCCAAAGTTCCAGGAAAGGGTTAAGCCAACTGATATCGGGGTAATAAACTGCCCGCTTTTAGGAATCGGGTTTGAGTTTACATCTACATAATAGGCGCTTCCTGATGCCGCCAATGTAGGCAAGGTGTTAGCCTGTATGTTTTTGATGCTGGTTTCGGCAACTTTGCCCCGTAAATCTGCCTGCTGCAATTCAACACGGCTTGCGTAAGCGGAATCAAGGTAATTGCTTAAAGGGGCAACGGGCCTGTCAACCTCGGTTATCTGGTCTATATTAAGCTGGGTACCTTCGGGTAAGCCCAACAAAACATTCAGGCTGTAGTTTATGATACGGCGGTTAGTTTCCAGGTCGATGCCATTCAGCTCGACATTGGAGCGTTGCAACTGAAACCGCAATACATCATTTTTGGTTACCAAACCCTGGTCAAAAAACCTTTGCGATTGTTTGATTTGTCCATCAATGGTTGCTAAATTTTGCGCTACTACTTTTTTGCTTTGCAATACCTTGTACAGGTTGTAATAGGAGTTAATGATATCGTAAGTAATCTGGTCTTTATCATTAACCACGTCCAATCGGGCAACCTGGCTAAGCAAATCTGTCGATTCGCGGGCATATTTGTATTTACCACCCGCGTAAAGCACTTCGCTTAAGGATAGTATGCCTAAGTAAGCGTCGGCCCTGTCGGGCAGGTTAAAGCTGCTTTGGCCAAGCGAAAGTTTATTGGCAGGTATTTCGGCGTGGTTGTATCCGTAGCTTACTTTACCGGTAGGCAAAGCCTGGTCTTTAGCCTGGTTGTATTGCGATACCGCCTGGTCAATTTTAGCCTGCGATAATTTTAACACCTTGCTGTTATCAAGGCCCAGCTTAATGGCCTCATCTAAAGTGATTGTACGGTCCTGGGCCGTTGCCGTTCCTGCAAACAGCAAACCTGATACCGCCAGGGCGGTGCCATACCTCCAAAACGCGCTAACTGTGTGTTTCAACAGTTTAAGGTGGTCGGTTTTATTATTTTGAGTTGTCATGTTCATTTACTAAATAAGCTTTTAAAAGTCTTTTCATGTATGTTTTAATCCTTGGCTTCAGTTCTTCTTCCATAAATTTTTCGTCACGGATATCGTGGCCTATAATTAATGATGATAACTGCGGCATATTGATTACATAATTTTTGGTGCCGAATATGGTTGCAATAACCATCGGGATATCAATGTCTTTATAGAAGGAGCCATTGTTAAGCCCCTCTTCAATTATTTTCCTGATCTCCACAACGTTTACCATCAGTATTTCAATTATCTTATCGGTAAGCCCCCAGCGCTTGTTCATCGATATTTCGCGGCTGATGAGTTTTTGAAAGCAGTTATTTACAATAATGCGCTCTACGTAGTTATCAATACATTTATCAAGCTTACACCAGGCAGTCATGCTGTCGTCATTACCAATATTTTGAAGCAGTGTACGGAATGACGAGATCTTACGCTCAAAGATTGCCAGGAAAAGGCCTTCTTTTGAACCGAAGTAATAATTGAGCATAGCCATATTAACACCGGCTTCGCCCGAAATTGTCCGGGTAGAAGCCCCATCAAATCCATAGTCGGCAAACACGCGTTCGGCGACGTCAAGGATGTGGTCTTTTTTGTCTATTTTATCTTTGTCCATTGTTTTAACGGCACAAAATTAATCAAACGATTGATTAATCAAAGAGGTTCAGGGCCAAATCATTAATCGATTGATTAATGATTACTATCGAATGACAAAATTGTTTTTAAAGCGGTTAAAAATTTTGAGCGTGGTAGATATATATTTAAACTGCTATGTTTTTTTAAAACAGAAGATACCCGATTTTCCGGGCTGCCTTTTCTGAGCTTTGGCGCAAAAAAACTTCATTTTATTTTTGTGTAAATAAATATACCATTTGTATCAATAAATATCGCATTTGTTACCGAAAAGTGTGAATTAATTACCTTTTTGTAAGCATTTATGCATGAATTAAAGGCCGTTTTGAAATACAAAAGGAAGCTGGTAAATTTGTACTATATACCAATACAAAAAACAGTTTTTATATTGTTTTTCACAGCATTACATTTACGGAATTCGTTTTAATTTATTGAAGTATTGCCTGTGAATTTTTACCGCCCATGCTATAAAATAACTGTTGTGAACTGTTTAAATAAACTGAATTTTGAATGGACTCCATCGGCCTATAATGCAATGGGTGCAGGCAATACCAGGCTGGTTAAAACCAGCACCGGACAAGGCCCCCAATTAATAAAGCCGCTGGTAAGGCATACTTATTCAAAAAAGAAAATCAGCGGCAGATAACCTATCGCCTTATATCTGCGAATAAGTAGTTGGCGTTAACATAGTTGATGTTATTTTGCTTACCAGCAGGGCATCTGCATATTCGGGTACGCTGCTTATCTTTTTCCATTGAGGGTCGCTGCCGAAGGCTTTCCAATGGGCATCTTTAGCGGCCAGGTCATCAAAGGTAATCATGTACGTAAGGTTGGGCCTCAAGGGACCAATTATAGTTTCGCCCCAAAAAACGGGGTTGAAACCAAGGCGTTTAAAAATATCTATTTCGCCTTGGTCAGTAAACATTTCTATCTTCTTTTTACCCGCGGCTTCGCTGGCGCTCTGGTACTGGCGTAGTTCAAAAATACGCGGCTTCCGTTCGGGCGCAGCAGTTAGTACTGTATGCGGAAATGCTTTTAAAAGGGAACTTTCTATCCGTTCATAAGCCGGCGCGGTGGCAGGCGCATTAAGGTAAGCGGCAGCTTTGGCTATATAGTCTTTATCATCGCTAATCAGTTTTTGAACCCTGTCAATTTGAGAAGTGGAGACATAA is drawn from Mucilaginibacter ginsenosidivorax and contains these coding sequences:
- a CDS encoding YARHG domain-containing protein — translated: MKTKPILIIITIVLVVAASCFAFFKYRSQNKPGKSEIIQFLNAFNKHIQAGNIDSAKTFFEDQQKSKAVKVLLNVLTNKTNTGGKDKPLFKTSMNTEDAVVNIINQEYATAIVVTRFNHDDVSENRSTILFTIHKLPGGQYKITQVDAKGFVKDYMAFQNKIYIKITPEKDIYNAITLAAFKTADQLKTRYDSVVWFDHVNQKTFYYVVKGKFSLDFYNPNPYKTKHDEFKMGLVNPDLKEIIPVEYDLIHNIGGTVDGLIEVEKAGKKGLYNIGGKLIADADYDDIYPLKAGENLAILKNGRDFFYLKGDTTISDKLTDFKIADAITQIKTFGESYELSEKSSKNIMEYNSRDWSTSIIISPSYLANLQLLPRFIDFPNPLRKLSGTDSEEMQDGSGSIAVSFDGAGKEESADNWFESVYYTIANDYLGGRGGLYQSKNVLVVDKKRNQILGFNADLTLGEEESSGNLTGDCREYSIKALNDSLFEFKTTSDIGVRLQGEAGSIDEGRLYHYLQVKDGKFVALESKRVFPTQYVKLDDSYLQGCYTLGFGVYPDRKTKTVDHLTKEMLQYMKNEIYASYKYRFKTKEWSDVFEYRFNSSDTTKNANVDDSLTVIDKYNIAFINSKLNGKPLNVKIPNSLAAR
- a CDS encoding peroxiredoxin, with product MLTIGQKFPQFSKTAVVSLEKGKEFETLTSEYLVNDDNVWTVMFWWPKDFTFVCPTEIAEFNKNYGEFRDRETRLIGASTDSEFVHAAWRRDHDDLRDLKFPMLADTSKSLAEDLGILEPTEKIAYRATFIVDPTGIIRWVSVNDLSVGRNVKEVLRVLDGLQTDELCPCNWEKGQETLTV
- a CDS encoding carboxymuconolactone decarboxylase family protein; the encoded protein is MNESTEVIQEILQSIGLDKDYRTTSLTLLEKGESRYLRDLKLNFTSTLTSAHLTAKECALLGLSIAVNNNNTPLTSYFTKYAEEQEATAAEIGEAVGCASLLASNNVFYRFRHFTQKEKYTQIPARIRMQLMMKPVTGKEFFELMSLAVSAVNGCEMCVNAHEDSLIKLATTEERIFDAVRIASLVTATGKVIF
- a CDS encoding DHA2 family efflux MFS transporter permease subunit, with translation MAETGFKKWIITITVIIASLLELIDTTIVNVSLPDIQGNLGATLEDIAWVVTGYAVANVIVLPMSGWLGSRFGRKNYFITSIIVFTVASFLCGNATNLNELVMFRILQGIAGGGLISTSQAILIETWPREQIGTATALFGLGAVVGPTVGPTIGGYITDHSSWRWIFYVNIPVGALAAFFAYTFVRETPKDEKGKPVDWWGIGLLAIAVGSLQTILEKGESEDWFATPYITVLTITAILGLILFIWREMSIDYPIVNFAILRHRSFAVGMFTSFVLGFGLYGSVFVFPVFCQNLLGFTAQQTGEILFPGGLCTIVMMPFIGKMLNKGIPAQFMATAGMFLFFVFTTMLSNSTMAMGPSNFFLPLMIRGVGMALLFVPLTTLAIADLKGPEVGQGTGLNNMMRQLGGSFGIATLTTIIHVRQGVHRSNLLTNITATNPAFIERFNAALHNFMAKGHSVIDATRMAYGAIEGALTKQVLLLTYDDAYWISGLVMLFSIPLLYLQPFRKSNAKMPVDAH
- a CDS encoding HlyD family secretion protein; translated protein: MAKAQETQEQEPKKKPNKVIPIILGVLLVGGIIFGIKEYLYYGKHIDTDDAQIDGDISPVVARVGGYVDSIYFEENSHVTAGQTLVKIDDRDYKVKLEQAQAAQVGASAGINVNQSQIYATQANSSSARAQVESNAARLDKVQKDYARYANLVKDGSVTQQQFDQAKADLDVAKANLRASQDQYKAAVEQIGTTRSQLKVTNTGVTQKQVDIDYAKLQLSYTTIKAPSSGLAAKKSVQLGQLVQAGQTLFSIVNDNSLFITANFKETQLNDMKNGQKVDVEVDAYPDMKVEGTVYNFSPATGAKFSLLPPDNATGNFVKVVQRVPVKIKLSASKDVLDKLRPGMSVKVSVIKGE
- a CDS encoding TolC family protein, whose protein sequence is MTTQNNKTDHLKLLKHTVSAFWRYGTALAVSGLLFAGTATAQDRTITLDEAIKLGLDNSKVLKLSQAKIDQAVSQYNQAKDQALPTGKVSYGYNHAEIPANKLSLGQSSFNLPDRADAYLGILSLSEVLYAGGKYKYARESTDLLSQVARLDVVNDKDQITYDIINSYYNLYKVLQSKKVVAQNLATIDGQIKQSQRFFDQGLVTKNDVLRFQLQRSNVELNGIDLETNRRIINYSLNVLLGLPEGTQLNIDQITEVDRPVAPLSNYLDSAYASRVELQQADLRGKVAETSIKNIQANTLPTLAASGSAYYVDVNSNPIPKSGQFITPISVGLTLSWNFGNLWTNKNKVTEAKIQREQVTINKSITVDRIKNEVNQNYQNWTMALDKIKLLQTSIEQAGENNKILESKYKSNIASATDRADAETLLYQAQINLELAKADAGLAYYTLLKSTGKINNK
- a CDS encoding TetR/AcrR family transcriptional regulator; its protein translation is MDKDKIDKKDHILDVAERVFADYGFDGASTRTISGEAGVNMAMLNYYFGSKEGLFLAIFERKISSFRTLLQNIGNDDSMTAWCKLDKCIDNYVERIIVNNCFQKLISREISMNKRWGLTDKIIEILMVNVVEIRKIIEEGLNNGSFYKDIDIPMVIATIFGTKNYVINMPQLSSLIIGHDIRDEKFMEEELKPRIKTYMKRLLKAYLVNEHDNSK
- a CDS encoding NIPSNAP family protein; this encodes MKRRSFVKSTLMGAVTATVLPAVSNADTMHTEVPIEEYYELRVYSLKDASQQSLVEDYLQNALIPALNRHTIKRAGVFTEVKPQGQTKVFVLIPYVSTSQIDRVQKLISDDKDYIAKAAAYLNAPATAPAYERIESSLLKAFPHTVLTAAPERKPRIFELRQYQSASEAAGKKKIEMFTDQGEIDIFKRLGFNPVFWGETIIGPLRPNLTYMITFDDLAAKDAHWKAFGSDPQWKKISSVPEYADALLVSKITSTMLTPTTYSQI